The following coding sequences lie in one Arachis stenosperma cultivar V10309 chromosome 5, arast.V10309.gnm1.PFL2, whole genome shotgun sequence genomic window:
- the LOC130983037 gene encoding pyruvate kinase isozyme A, chloroplastic-like, with translation MAAAARDLSLVSQFCVAGSRLAALGKCGVHLLKKGRRGNAGFKVRAAVQLGSESEKATKPLEKTFGMDVVSEVGLREKGFMGLRKTKLVCTIGPACSSLNDLEKLALAGMNVARLNMCHGSRDWHRDVIRKIKMLNEDKGFSISLMIDTEGSQIHVVDHGAPSSLKVEEDSIWLFTAKNIEGSRPFTVQANYGRFSEGIEVGDEVVIDGGMACFVVVEKTGNDLHCKCIDPGLFLPGAKFSFWRDGKLVRRNHKLPTLSTKDWADIDFGISEGVDYFALSFVNHADSVQHLKNYLSTKSTKSIKVLAKIESLESLHNLKEIVQASDGIMVARGDLGVEIPLEQIPTVQEDIIYICRQLNKPVIVASQLLESMVEYPTPTRAEVADVSEAVRQYADALMLSGESAIGSYGQKALAVLDMTSTRIESWAREENRQSLLNHYQLGVSLPDRTAEQICNCAVEMANNLGVDAIFVYTKHGYMASLLSRNRPNPPIFAFTKDESTIMALNLNWGVVPFQVDLSDDAESNISKSIKFMKSRGLIMHGDVVLVVSDVAPTRATPMASQSIQVKTIV, from the exons ATGGCCGCGGCGGCGCGCGATCTGAGTCTTGTTTCGCAATTTTGCGTTGCCGGAAGCCGTCTAGCTGCTTTGGGAAAGTGTGGGGTTCATCTGTTGAAGAAAGGGAGAAGGGGAAATGCTGGGTTCAAGGTTCGTGCAGCTGTGCAACTGGGTTCTGAGAGTGAAAAGGCAACTAAGCCATTGGAGAAGACTTTTGGGATGGATGTGGTTTCAGAAGTGGGTTTGAGAGAGAAGGGCTTCATGGGTTTGAGGAAGACGAAGCTCGTTTGCACCATTGGCCCTGCTTGCTCCTCACTCAACGATCTGGAGAAGCTTGCATTGGCCGGTATGAACGTTGCGAGGCTCAACATGTGCCATGGCTCCAGGGACTGGCACCGTGACGTCATCAGGAAGATCAAAATGTTGAATGAGGACAAGGGTTTCTCTATTTCTCTCATGATTGATACTGAGGGTAGCCAGATCCATGTTGTTGATCATGGTGCTCCTTCCTCTCTCAAAGTTGAG GAAGATTCTATTTGGCTCTTTACTGCTAAAAATATTGAGGGTTCTCGTCCATTCACCGTTCAAGCCAACTACGGACGCTTTTCTGAAG GTATTGAAGTGGGCGATGAAGTTGTTATTGATGGTGGAATGGCATGCTTTGTGGTTGTTGAAAAGACTGGAAATGATTTGCATTGCAAGTGCATAGATCCAGGTCTTTTTCTTCCTGGAGCCAAATTTAGTTTCTGGAGAGATGGAAAGCTTGTACGAAGGAATCACAAGCTCCCCACCCTGTCCACGAAG GATTGGGCTGACATTGATTTTGGTATCTCCGAGGGAGTTGACtattttgccttgtcctttgtCAATCATGCTGATTCTGTTCAACATCTGAAGAACTACCTTTCTACTAAATCAACCAA ATCCATCAAAGTATTAGCAAAAATAGAGAGCTTAGAATCCCTTCATAATCTGAAGGAAATAGTACAAGCTTCCGATGGAATCATGGTAGCTCGTGGTGACCTTGGAGTTGAAATACCACTGGAACAGATTCCCACAGTTCAAGAGGATATAATTTACATTTGTAGACAATTAAACAAGCCAGTCATTGTAGCATCTCAACTTCTTGAGTCAATGGTTGAATACCCAACACCAACACGGGCCGAG GTAGCAGATGTTTCTGAAGCAGTTCGACAGTATGCTGATGCTTTGATGTTGTCTGGTGAGTCAGCCATTGGATCATATGGACAAAAGGCTCTTGCAGTCCTAGATATGACAAGCACCAGAATCGAATCATGGGCCAGAGAGGAAAACAGGCAAAGCCTTCTCAATCACTATCAACTGGGAGTTTCTTTACCAGATCGCACTGCTGAGCAGATATGCAATTGTGCTGTTGAAATGG CTAACAATCTTGGTGTTGATGCCATATTTGTGTACACAAAGCACGGATACATGGCATCACTTCTATCACGAAATCGTCCCAATCCTCCAATATTTGCATTCACAAAGGACGAAAGTACCATAATGGCTCTCAACTTAAATTGGGGTGTTGTACCCTTCCAGGTTGACCTGTCAGATGATGCAGAATCCAACATCTCAAAATCCATCAAGTTCATGAAATCCAGAGGACTTATCATGCATGGGGATGTTGTTTTGGTGGTGTCGGATGTTGCTCCGACACGCGCAACTCCGATGGCTTCCCAGTCAATTCAGGTGAAGACCATTGTCTGA
- the LOC130980581 gene encoding uncharacterized protein LOC130980581, with amino-acid sequence MKGVYDDWAKAAPFTHQPKTIHKGGFLTIEEAKESLREYEVLHPEQILKRAEKAPVQIQRTAQAQRTGLMKNIPTRAEINDKKRVCRSNCRETLNLVLNWTLDKRATLGYYPINKEQLTKLVIFPEASPSDTYQFFQYGLIDTILIFDNLNIIKEFPAGFIDAVKKFKNMIDAREPRDISLKFTSSQPIFNEEGECLIPAFQVVFMSVFPGYFQPIEQVQDLSIYSDEGRLASTLARVFERAQKINKESRTRINYKSRNTLIVSSKKNQIESREMRLLVDFESAFYNFSGLLEKLPDGIRRNLCHLLKDKEDHRCQLCTSEMSEESNNAEDPTHMEKEEDETSESSINIIVE; translated from the coding sequence ATGAAAGGAGTTTATGATGATTGGGCAAAAGCAGCCCCATTCACTCACCAACCCAAAACTATTCACAAAGGAGGATTCTTGACAAtagaagaagcaaaagaatccCTCAGAGAATATGAAGTGCTCCATCCCGAGCAAATTCTAAAAAGAGCAGAGAAAGCTCCAGTCCAAATCCAAAGAACAGCCCAAGCCCAAAGGACGGGACTAATGAAAAATATCCCTACAAGGGCCGAAATAAATGATAAGAAAAGGGTCTGCAGATCAAACTGTAGAGAAACCTTAAATCTGGTTCTAAACTGGACTCTAGACAAAAGAGCAACATTGGGATATTATCCCATTaacaaagaacagctaacaaaacTGGTAATCTTCCCAGAGGCTTCACCCTCTGATACATATCAGTTTTTCCaatatggattaattgatacgaTCCTAATTTTTGACAATTTAAACATCATTAAAGAATTTCCTGCAGGATTTATAGATGCagtaaagaaatttaaaaatatgattgatgcAAGAGAACCAAGGGATATATCTCTAAAATTTACAAGCAGTCAACCAATCttcaatgaagaaggagaatgtTTAATCCCAGCATTTCAAGTAGTTTTTATGTCAGTCTTTCCAGGATATTTTCAACCAATAGAACAAGTTCAAGATCTATCAATTTACAGTGACGAAGGTAGACTGGCTAGCACATTGGCAAGAGTCTTCGAGAGAGCCCAAAAAATAAACAAGGAATCCAGAACAAGAATAAACTACAAAAGCAGAAACACTCTGATTGTTTCTAGTAAGAAAAACCAAATTGAGtcaagagagatgagactcctAGTGGATTTTGAATCAGCTTTTTACAACTTTTCTGGGTTACTGGAAAAACTTCCTGACGGAATAAGGAGGAATCTATGCCATTTACTAAAAGACAAAGAAGACCATAGGTGCCAGCTGTGTACCTCAGAAATGTCTGAAGAAAGCAACAATGCTGAAGACCCCACCCACATGGAAAAAGAAGAGGATGAGACATCTGAGTCATCCATCAACATTATTGTTGAATGA